DNA sequence from the Dunckerocampus dactyliophorus isolate RoL2022-P2 chromosome 4, RoL_Ddac_1.1, whole genome shotgun sequence genome:
TGCAGCCAGCGATTCCAGTTCGAGTTCCCCTTCCTGGCCCACCTCCGGTTCCGCTGCACCAAAAGACTACAGAGCCTGACGGGGGCGGACGAGGAGCCCGCCAAGGTGGGGAGCCCGGATCGACCCAACGTGACGCCCACCAGGACCAGCCCCAAGCTGGGCCGCTCCGAGGGCTTCGGGAGCCCTCAGGACAGCAACAAACCCTCCACGGACTTTCACAACCTGGCTCGGGATCTAGAGAACAACCGGACCAGTCCGCTGAGGGACAAGGAGGCGGAGGTCTGCAGCGAGAGCTCAGGGAAGAGGAAGTTCTCCGAGATGGAGGACAGGGAGTGCCGAAGGCCTGTTCTGTCCCAGTCCAAGTCGAAGGAAGAGCTAGCTACGTCGGCCCAGAACTACAGAGGCGTGTACGGCCTGGAGGAGAACCACAGGTCCTTTTCCTCGTCAGGATCCTCAGAGATCTCAGAGACCAAGCGGAGCGCCTTCACCGAGGTCAAGAAGTCGGCCCAGACCCTCAAGAACCACGGCAGCAGCAAAAGCCTGTCCGGCGCCAACTCTGAAAACAAAGACGGCGGCCGGCCCAGCAGCAACCCCTCGGAGAAGCACCTGAACATCCGGCAGGTGCTGTCGGAGACTCAGCCGCCCCAGACGCCTCCCATGGGGAGCGCCTTCACCTCGGTGAGCCAGCAGGGCGGCAGCGGCGGCGAGAGGAAGAGCGCCTTCAGCCAACCGGCCCGCTCCTCCTTCTCCCAGATCTCCCCGCTGGTGATGCCCCCCAAGCTGCTGGACTGCCACCCGGCCGTGGGTGACACCATCTCGTCCAACCGCCTCTACCAAGCCGACCACCTCGCCGCCAAGCTGCAGGGCGCTGAGCTGGGCGCCAATTGCCCGGTGCCGGGCGGCATGGCCAAGCAGAGCCCCTTTGTGTACGCTGCCGCAGCCGCCGCCACCACCTTCTGGCCCAAGAGCTCAGGAGCCATCCAGCTCCAGATGCCCTCGGCACTCACCCTGCTGCCGCCCTCCTTCACCTCGCTCTGCCTGCCGGCACAGAACTGGTGCGCCAAGTGCAACGCCTCTTTCCGCATGACCTCGGACTTGGTCTACCACATGCGCTCGCACCACAAGAAGGAGTACGCCATGGAGCCGCTGGTCAAGCGGCGGCGCGAGGAGAAGCTCAAATGCCCCATCTGCAACGAGTCCTTCCGGGAGCGGCATCACCTGTCACGTCACATGACCTCCCACAACTGACTCCCGCACACAGACCACACCCCCCCTTTGCACTGGTTCGCGACCTTGGACTTCTTCCACCTTTTCTTGTGTGTGAAAATGCGTTGTGACTCTGAAATGAATCTGAAATGAATCTATTTATGAAGCACTGGCGCGCGGGAGCCTCAAGGGAAGACGTGTAAATGTACAGTGAGTTGTATTTTATAGACAAATGCTACAAATATAACGTAAAGACCACACGGCGAAGGGCGCGAGCCTGCATGTTCTGGCAGTCTGACACCTGTGAATAAACGGCTGGATCTGAAATGCAAAAGTGTAATATTTTGTGTCCCGTTGGAATCGTTTCGGTGTTTCTTCCTCTTGGCGGAGAGTTTACTACTTGACAGTTTATCTAATCATGTTgaatgcaatgacaataaaatagcTTTATTTTCAAATCTCACCTCCCTGCGTTCTTTTTTGCccttaaaacaaagaaaatgcacACTTGTATTGAAAGATTTGCATGTCATTTGAAGACAATCCcaattaaaatacagtaaagacAGTAAATGCTattaatgtgtatatatatatttttactgtatAATCAAATAACCACTACTGTCAGTCACGCAATCGTCTAAAAATagttttcaataaaaatgtaatcattatcATTCTGTGAGCTAGCTGTACTTTGCTTTTATCCTcaatttaaaacacacacacacacacgcgcgcgcaaaATACACTGATATTATTAGCGTCACATCCCACCACATTTACGTTCGTTATTACCTGTAGGCCTGCGCAATTTTtccacattatttaaaaaaaacgtataacaTATTTGTGGTTACTTACGTTTATGTTTACAAAAAAGACGGGGGGATGTTACAGCACGTAAGAGGAGGGGGGGGCgttaaagaaaataagacaattgcCGTATTTTTTCGTCAATAACGTCAACACGAGGATTGAACGCAGCAAATACGGTGGtacagaaaataataaatacatttgcttgtGGACCAATTACCAACGCCTGGAAATAAAACGACATTTAAacgcaaattaaaaaaacaccaacaacaaacaaacaatgttgAACACAGCCGACATGAAGTGAATCTCTCGCGCAAAGACGGATCAACAGCGACATCAAGCGGTGAGAGAGTGAATTACcgctaataattaataatctgAAGGCGGAATTGAATGACACGCTGCAACTAAAGGCCACTTCAAAATGATGCACAATgtgatggaaaaaaagacacatatCAAAATTAAATACTATAAATTGATAAAACTAGAAAATAAATGAGATATTACAAAGCAATCCGAGCAGGGATTTCTCAGCAGGGGTGCTCCATATTCGAATGGTGTACCACATATTTTTTATCACAGTGGATTTGTTcagattaaagaaaaaaaacaatgtaaacagaaataatcagttccagggtcaaactgtggccatcagaGTAGAGGCAGCGTTTAAGGTCACGTTTGAACATTCTTAGGTgccgtgcaagtgtaaaaagaagtgaagcggtATTCAAACGTTAACATATTTAGTGTTGGATTGCGGGAGCGTCACGAGGGGACGCGGCGACACCTGCGGCGAGGAGATAAGGAGAGCGCCGTCGCACCGCGGCAGATAGGAGGCGACGGCATGACGGTCACATGATGATGAACGGCCGCGCGCATGTCGCTGCGGTTACATCTCATTTCACATCAACACGCGCCTCCCGTGTCAGCAATCCTAGCCGGTCAATCTCagctacacactcacacacacacacacacacacacacacacacacacacacacacacacacgcacacgcacacacacacacacacacgcacgcacgcacacacacacacacggcagtgATATTTAGTGACCTCATGCTTTCTCGCTTGTGTCATCGTCCCACAGAAACATTAGCCCTGGCATCACTGGATGGCGTAGGATACTTTATATCTCTGCTAAGCTGGCACTTCCATTTGCCCCCCGTCCCCGCGCCCCCGCGCCCCCGCGCCCCCGGTCACgccacatttttacatttcagacATTTTGCTGACACGCCTGGCGAGCAGGTAGCCAGAGCTCGAAATACACCTGGTCAAGGTGCACGACCAAACCCTGATTTATTTCGGTTGAAGACACGCAGGTCAAGGACAAACGTGGTCAGGTGCTGCCAAAGCTCAGGTAAGCTGCAGTACCTCTCCGTGCCAGCAGGTGGCAGCCGTCAGCATTCATCACACAAACATGTCAGCCAAAGAGCTGCAAGAGTCAACTGAAAGTCATGAGGAACTTTTATTGAACACTGCATGGGCCCTCTGTTGTCCTACGTCATCCTATGTGGAGTCTATGTAGTCTATGTTGTCCTATGTAGTCCTATGTTATCCTACGTTGTCCTATGTCATCCTATGTAGCCCCATGTCATCTATTAACATCCTATGTGGTTCTCTAGAGTCCTTTGTCGTTTTCCGCAGTCCATTGTGGTTCAATGTAGTCCTACGTCGTCCCATGTCATCCTATGTAGTCCTATGTCACCCTATTTGGGTCTATGTAGTCCTGCGTAGTCCATCTATGTCATCCTTTGTCGTCCTATGCGGTTCTCCGAAATCCTTTGTCATCCTATGTGGTTCTATTTGCCCTATTTCGTCCTGTGTGGTCTGTGTAGTCCCATGTCATCCTATGTGCTGTAGTCCCATGTCATCCAATGCAGTCCAACATTACCTATGTAGTCCCATGTCATCCTATGTAGTCTTAGTCGCCCTGTGTCCTCCAATGTGGTCCTATGGAGTCCCATGTCATCCTATGTAGTCTTAGTCGCCCTGTGTCCTCCAATGTGGTCCTATGGAGTCCCATGTCATCCTATGTAGTCTTAGTCGCCCTGTGTCCTCCAATGTGGTCCTATGGAGTCCCATGTCATCCTATGTAGTCCTACATCATCCTATGTGTATTCTATGTAGTGCTATGTTGTCCTATGTCATCCTATGTAGTCTCATGTCATTGTATATAGTCCTATTGTGTGTCTATGTAGTCCAATGTATTGCCATGTCATCCTATGTAGTCTTACATCATCCTATGTGGAATCTATGTGGTCTATGTTGCCTTATGGAGTCCTACGTCATCCTATTTAGTCCTACGTCATGCCATGTAGTCCCAGGTCATCCTATGTAGTCTTAGTCGCCCTGTGTCCTCCAATGTGGTCCTATGGAGTCCCATGTCATCCTATGTAGTCCTACATCATCCTATGTGTATTCTATGTAGTGCTATGTTGTCCTATGTCATCCTATGTAGTCTCATGTCATTGTATATAGTCCTATTGTGTGTCTATGTAGTCCAATGTATTGCCATGTCATCCTATGTAGTCTTACATCATCCTATGTGGAATCTATGTGGTCTATGTTGCCTTATGGAGTCCTACGTCATCCTATTTAGTCCTACGTCATCCCATGTAGTCCCAGGTCATCCTATGTAGTAGTTCTATGCCATCCTATGTAGTCCTATGTCATCCTACGTAGTCCAATGTGATTCAGTGTAGGCCGATGTTGTCCCATGTCGCCCAGTGTGGGTCTGCTAGGATTTTACTATGATATTCAGGACGTCCTATGTGGTCCCTATTGGTTTTACATCAGCAGAGTTCCTTGGGTTTAGAGCAGGCCACCTTCGgctggatgatgacatcattaCTATGTGATCTAAAAATAGACCAGTGTGGTGCTATTTTTAACTCCAGAAGCTGAAGTGTCCTCCAGTGACAGGAGACAAATTTACCCATCATGCTCTCGCTCGCTTGACCCCCCGGCGACCTCTCTGCTACCTGTCTTCACGACACGCATCCCAGAGTGGAATTGCTGGCATGGCGTCGACGGCAGAGACTTCGCTGCTGAGAGATTTATGGCACACCTGTTTCGCAGGCTCCTGGGGGAGGAGCCAGGACCGCAAGGACGAGGACACTTTTGTAAATAATGATTTTGGAAAAGGGTGAttaaaaaagtttaaaagtCATCAAATgtcacgagaaaaaaaatgaaaagttgccatttttggacaattgggttgtggaaaaagttataatttacaaaaaaaagccaaaatatgattggaataaagtcataatcatgagaagaacatttacatttgaaataGGAAATAGTTTTGGAAACAGttggaaatagttggaaaatttaaataaatgaataaataaataagaaaaatagctgtaaatttatgagaataaattaaaaatattaagagaaaaaaaagccataatctaAGAAGAAAAATGTCGCAATTTCACATTGATAGATTTGCAATGTCGAAGAAAAAAtatctacagtattttcaatAACATAAGAATAACATAAGAATAACGGGATATTAAACATTTGCAAGCAGAAAGTCAAAAATTGTTGGGCCAAAAAAACCAACAGAAATTCAAAAAAGTAGCTCTCATtgtatgtgaaaaaaaatcaaatgttaaaataaaaaaatcgtaatccaacaataaaaaagtagccattttacgagaataaacttgtaatattatgaattaaaataatgacactttGGTGGCATAGatttgaaatgttcaagatttttttttaataacataataataataatgtaataaaataaagttgtaattttggggaaattaggttggggaaaagttataatattatgggaataaagccaaaatattattggaataaagtcatgattatgagaagaaaattcacaagcagaaagtttaaaatacagtagttggaaaataaaaataattggaaaataaattaaaaaaagaaaaaaagaaatggaaaaaacaggtgcaattttctgagaaaaaattcaaaaatgctaagagaaaaaaaaaagtcacagttttacgagaacaaacgtgtcacattatgaagaaaaatactgtactgtcattttggtagcacagATTTgaaaagttcaagaaaaaaagttattaaaaaaataaaataataataatataataaaatcaagttgaaatttttgcaaaattcagttcaggaaaaaaagtcataattatgagaagaaaatgtgcaagtaaaaagttaaaaatagttgggggaaaaaaaacaacagaaatggaaaaaacagctgtaattttaggggaaaaattcaaaatattaagagaaaaaagttgcaatctaacagtaaaaaaagtagccattttacaagaataaacttgtaatattatgaagaaaaataatgtcattttggtagcatagatttgaaatctttgaaatctaaaaaaaaacgtatttttttttataaataacataataaaataaagttgtaattttttgtcaattaggttggggaaaaacttataatattacgggaataaagccaaaattttattgaaaaaaatcataattatgagaagaaaatttacaagcataaagttaaaagtagttggaaaattaaaaaaaaaaaaaaagaaatgggaaaaagagctggaattttatgagaaaaaaattcaaaatactaagagaaaaagtcgtaatctatgaagaaaaaagtttaaattttacgagaacaaacgtgtcacattatgaagaaaaatactgtaatgtcattttggtagcacagatttgaaatgttcaagaaaaaaaataacataataacaaagtaacattatgagaaacaaacaaaagaaaataaaggtgtcatttttcaaagattaggttgggggggaaaagttctaatattatggaaataaagccaaaatatgattggaataaaatcataattatgagaagaaaataaaatatctaaatattaaaaggaaaatgtTGCAATCTAACAATAAAATGTAGCCATTCTACGagaacaaacttgtaatatcatgaagacaaataatatgaataatattatgggaacaaaacaaaaatactatTGGAATAAAGTGATAGAGTTTCCAGCGTATTCGTCATTGTGCTATGTAAGCATGGAAGGTTGAAATCCCAGCCAGGTGACGGATGACAGCACAAAGCCCCCAAAGCTGAAGCTGTGATGACGGGTCACGTGTCAGAGAGGCAATTAGCCTCCAAATGgtttcttcatcatcttcagaGGAAGGTCAACCAAGTGTTCTGATGATGGAGGTTTGGGCTCGCAGCACGCTGGACCCCCTCAGATGGATCATCGGCTCGGGCTCGCATCCAGAACCCGCTGTCTGCAGCTAGACTGAGAAGCTGTTAAAAGCCGGGATCAGCGGGGCGGTCCAATCCGTCAGGACGCTCCTTGTTGATACGACTCCGGGGGATTAGCTCTGCGGGGCAGGAATGGCGCTCCATTAGAACAGTGCTGCGCTGTTTACATAGCAGGCGACGCCGGCCCGGCCCGGGCTCAGCCGGTCCCAGACAATTAGCCGCTTTGCAGGTCGTAATCCTGGGGGGGGTGGAACAATGAAGGGGCGGGTCCACCGGGAGCCCATGTGGAGCTAAAATACGAGCGAGCTTAACGAAGAACATgtgacccacacacacacacacacacacacacacacacacacgaagacAACACTCGCAAAGACGATAATACTGACGTTTTGGAGCATTTCCTCCAGCCGGCATCGACCACTCACACGCCAGTTGCCTCAGTCCAGCTTTGCCGAACATGAGCGACACGTATGGTGGCCCCCGTGGGTCAAAAAGGTAGCATTTTTACCTCAGCGCTTGATTAAAAAGTTGCTTTTGTGCTAAATTTGTGAGTTTTTATTCAAAAGATCTGCATGGCGCAACTCTTGCCCAAACAGTAGGAGTGTTTCCACTGTTTGGGTTAGCTTTGAGAGGGtcagaatattagaaacagtcCACTGTACAGTTGCACAAGCACAATAAGAcgatagaatatatatatatatatatatatatatatatatatatatatatatatatatatatatatatatatatatatatattatatagtataatgaaaaacatattaaaaaatacgacaatagattaaaaaaattatgacaatagattgcaatctactaatttcttAATTTCTACTGTGTTACACttttctgcactgtgtgtgcatgccagcggccccgcctccacccacccagatgaagagactgcatgactgacaacatttttttttctcaaatcgatgaatttttacaaaaaaatatctaaacTCAAAAAAATCTAGAAAAACTTTCTCTTGGGAAGATCTTTTTTATTTACAAGACTTCATTTCtagggtttttttattttaaattttgaaattttaagactttattttctgaaatgtattgttttaaattccaaacaaaaaaaaagactccaTTCTCGCAAATTTATAACTTATTATTATTGCCAtccatttttatgtaaaatCTAGAAAAACTTTGACTTtgcaagattacaacttttctaaaaaaaacctttattcTTGAAGTTTATAGCTTTTTGGCAACAACATCCTTTCCCCGCCTCTCCAATAGattaatttttacaaaaatatataaaactcaGAACATCGAGAAAACTTTCTCTTTGGAAGATTACAAGTTTATTACAAgtcttaatttttaatttttttttatttttaaatgtttatgtttAATTGAAAGACTTTATTTTCTGAAGTctattattttttctaaaaacaaaaattatcaaACAAAAAATCAGACTCCATTCTTGAAAGTTTATAATTTTTTcttgatgacattatttttttctaatctaatctttgcaagattacaactttttttttttttaaaaaggaatttTATTCTTTGAAGTTTATAGCTTTTTGCCAATAATATCCTTTTTCCCCTCTCAaatagttgatttttttttttacaaaaaatgtaaaaactaaaaaaatctaGAAAACTTTCTCTTGggaagattacaactttattacaaTACTTCATTTTTAGGGTTTTACtcttaattttaaaataaaaaaatgtaagatttagactttattttctgaaatgtattgtttttttgttttatttaaaaataccaaactaaaaacaaaagacTCCATTCTCGCAAGTTTACAAATTTTTCTTGATGACatccatttttttctaaaatctaGAAAAACTTTTTCtttgcaaaattacaacttttctaaaaataataatgccaaTAATATCCGTATTTTCTTCTCTCAAAtagatgatttttttcaaaaatatatgactcAAATAGTCTGGAataactttttctttggcagattacaactttatgatAACACTTAATTTTTagtttagattttttaaatttaaaattaaaaatttttaattttaagcTTTAATTATAAGTTCATTCTCTGaagtttattcattttttaaaactttttcttgAGAACAtctaattttttttctaaaatcttGAAAAACTTTCTCTTTgaaagattgcaactttttttttttaaaggacttAATTTTTTTGAAGTTTATA
Encoded proteins:
- the prdm8b gene encoding PR domain zinc finger protein 8b — translated: MEESSSHKVVWDGDAKAVQQCLTDIFTSVYTTCDVPESAIFGPCVLSHTSMYDSIAFIALKATDKRTAPYIFRVDTSAANSTSEGLMWLRLVQSARDKEEQNLEAYVKNGQLFYRSLRRIEKDEELLVWYGKDLVELLLLSSSRAPAKSKGSSHSSCPDCSQRFQFEFPFLAHLRFRCTKRLQSLTGADEEPAKVGSPDRPNVTPTRTSPKLGRSEGFGSPQDSNKPSTDFHNLARDLENNRTSPLRDKEAEVCSESSGKRKFSEMEDRECRRPVLSQSKSKEELATSAQNYRGVYGLEENHRSFSSSGSSEISETKRSAFTEVKKSAQTLKNHGSSKSLSGANSENKDGGRPSSNPSEKHLNIRQVLSETQPPQTPPMGSAFTSVSQQGGSGGERKSAFSQPARSSFSQISPLVMPPKLLDCHPAVGDTISSNRLYQADHLAAKLQGAELGANCPVPGGMAKQSPFVYAAAAAATTFWPKSSGAIQLQMPSALTLLPPSFTSLCLPAQNWCAKCNASFRMTSDLVYHMRSHHKKEYAMEPLVKRRREEKLKCPICNESFRERHHLSRHMTSHN